The genome window GATGGCAACTTTCAGGCATTGTTAGAATATCGCCTGAATAGCGGAGATGAAGTCCTTAAGAAGAGGTACGATGTGAATAAGGAGTGCTGCTCCTCAGATCAGCTCAATCAGTTGATTGAGGTGTGTGAGAAATGCATCCGCAGTAAGCTGGTGGAAGAAGTTCAACAAAATGGCTACTTCTCATTACTTACTGATGACTTGGTGAAGATCTCAGGAGAATGGTTCCTCCCTGTCTTTCTGCGTTATGTGGACCAGTCTAACTGCCAGCGGGAGAGGTTTGTTGGATTCTTGTCCTTTGAGGGAGACGCAGATGCCTTAGCAGAGAAACTGCTCTCTGAAATGACTGACAGTTGGGGCTTGGATATGGAACAGTGTAGAGGTCAAGCCCACTCCTCCTCTGGGACACATTTgagtaaaataaaagcattttctgccaaactgatggagaggtATCCAATGGCAGTGCTTACACTAAGATCTACTCGTACTCTGAACCTGTCACTGGCTAATGGCATGGCTTTGTCAGGAGTTCAGCTTGTTTTGTCTACCTTTATGAAGATTGAGGCATTCTTCAGTCAGTCCCCTTTACTGCAGTTGGAGTTGGAGCACGCCATTTCGATTTTCTACCCGGACAAAGAAGAGAGGGCCAAGGAGCTGAAGGAGATCTGCGGAACCAGCTGGACCAGACGACATGATGCGTTTGAGGTGGCAGTGGAAATCCTAGAGGCATTGCTACTCTGTGTGGACAGCGTTCATGACAACGAGGACATGAGGTGGAACGATCAAGTCACACACAACGCCTTGGAGATTTCAAAAGCACTAGCTGATTTTGAATTTACAGTGGCACTGGTCGTGCTGAAAAACACTCTGACATTGACACAAGCGTTTGGGAATAACCTGCAAGGGAACGCAACAGATGCCCACTTTGCTGCAACCAGTTTAAAAGCTGTATTGCACTCCCTGAAGGAAGTGTCTGACAACATCGATGTGTATCATGAGTTCTGGAACGATGAGGCCGTTAACCTAGCCACTGCGATGGAGATCCCAATTAAGGTTCCTCGGTCCTTCTTGAGAAAGCAGCAGTCAGAATCTGGAGCCGTTCAGCCGGAGAGTCACTACAAGGAGCGCCTGTCTGTTCCCGTGGTGGAGCACGTCATCAAAGAAATGAATGAACTCTTCTGTGAGGACCACCTAAAGGCTCTGGGATGTCTGTCACTAGTCCCTGCTGTCATAGAGCAGAATAAGTCTTCTGAACCCGAGGAAGAGAATGTGCAAGTGTTTAAAAACTCCATCCCTAATGCAGGAACCCTCTCCGCTGAGATGCACTGTTGGTGGGTTAAATGGAGCAAAAAGGGCAAAGGCGAGACTTTTCCTTCAAATCTCCATGAAACGCTGCAGCTGGCCGATGTGAAGTTCTTCCCAAACATGCTGGCCATTCTGAGACTGATCGGCATCCTGCCTACCTTGGCTCTGGAGGACAGCTGTGATGTGGCGTACAAGCGCTTCCAGATGTACTTGGAGAACATGCCTgacaaattcaaatcaaaaagTCTTGCTCTTTTAAACATGAACTATGATGTTGGATATGATCTGGACTCAATGGTTGAGGTCTATATGAAGACATACCCTGACAGGGAGGATGTGTCTTAGTCAGTTGTGACATGTAGTTAAACCTCTGGACAGATTATCTTcagctttgtaaatgtttttttaatatcaaGCCCTCGTACTGAAGGAGCATCTTCTGtaggctgttttgttttttgtgttaaCATGTAGATTGTAAATAAATGAGACTGGCTAGCAAAGTGTCATGAATTGAGTTATACATACCAGACATCTTTACATTTACCGTAGTTGTTGCTATACTTTACATGCTTTCTTGTTATGTTTTGGGCAGCCAGTATTAGCCACTCTGTTGTCATCCTGCAAACCTCCGAGTGTGACCGAGTCCTGATTCCAGCTGTCCAAGTCCATTCCTCGACTCTGTTGTGTAAACTAATTACAAATGGTTCATGTTTTTAGAGTGGGGGTTAATACTAATGTAAGCCTTGTTaaagtgttttctgtctgtcacCCAGTGGTCTGCTGACATGTAACAAATCAACTGTCCATCCCTCCCTGAGCATGTTAATAAAGAGCCTTGTCTCATGGGTTTATAACTTTTTAAGaccaacattttttttaacattgtaaACTAAGTAGAACATTGCTTCCAATAAGTAGGGAAAAAGtctaatttagatttttattattttgtttttttgtccagACTGAAACGGTACATTTTCCTTCCACGGCAGATTTGAAACGGGCCAATTAGCACAGCTGGGCGGTGCATAACATATTTCTATTAAGTGTGTATTCTGAGAATAATTCACCAAGTGTTGAGTGCATGGTGAGGTAGAGATGGCCCACATTTCATAGCGACACCGCTGACAGTCTATCACTGTTCAGCTTGCTCGTTGGGTAATGTGTCTGCAAATGGAGTGTATGCTTGTGACTCAACAGCTGAGTCATCGTCTACTAGAGGGACATTCAGTGTTTAGTGAAATCTCATGTTATTGAAGACAAAAACGTCTCctgctacaaaataaaacatttcaatagaCTTGGTTCTTGTCGTCCTTCCTTTTCTTTAAGATGTTGATCTCCAATCGGaaacaaaaagccaaaagaATTGCTTTAAAATTCAAACTTGTGTGTGAAAAGGGAGCTGTCATTTTATCATCTGTTGCTTTCCTCCATTTAACTGGAATATGACCAAAGGAACCTTAATACAACCACTCATCTGTGGATGAAACCATTTTTTATGAATCACACAGTTACAGTTTCTATAATTTGTATGCATTAGCTGTCTTTAGTATAATAAAACCATAACAATTCAGCTGCTATTATCACAGTAGGAAAGGCAAAGTTTTGATTAATAACCCATGCTgtatatcatttatttgttcCAGTTCCTGGGCCCCTGAGTAAGATTGCTTTTGgccatgttctgtgtttttcaCTTGTCATTGTAAAAAGGTAAGTCAAACTCATTGTTACAGCACACACTTAAATATGTGCtgtgagacaacaacaaaaaatactaTTGTCAGTGAATGTTTATACTATACCAGCAAAAtggtatttaaaaaagtaatctttaaaaacaaactaattactCGCTCCTGTATGTTCCAGTCAGTGTACTCTATGTTTTACTGCCAAGACACATGTTAACAAAAATAATTCAATGGACGACACAAAACCTCATAAAAAAGAGTGCCAGGTGGGATTTATGATACATTGTCAGAGAGATTTAAATGGACTACTGAAAAATAGGTAGGATGTGTATCCAGGATATATGGAGGGCAACAGTAAGAATGAAATTAACCAAATCTACTtcacaaactgtgaaaaagAGGAAGCTGCAAATCGAAATCAGAGAATATGAAGTCAATTCAAGAGAGTGCTGCACTTCAAGATGTTTACGTAACTGAGCGCTATATGTTTAAATTTGTAATACGGTTTCCGTTTACATGTATGATATAATTAATGAATACTGACAAACATTTTTAACTAAACTATAGTTTAGATGCATATCATTTATGTGGAACCACAAACagctaaacaacaacaaaagcattACTATAGTCTATTAATATACCGTATTACTCAATTAAAAAATACGATTATATAAGATTTATAAGATTATTTGTTTGTCATTAATTTGGCTTGTTTCACCTTCACAAAAGCAAAGAGCATACTCTTGTCATTTTATGTCATCTTAAATGAATGGCACATACGTTGATATGTTGCCAACATAAAACATTCACATATAAAGGTATACACTATAATTCATGGTCGGATATATCTGCGAGTTCCTTGATATTGTGATTTGGTGGCACATaccattacaaataaaaacaaaacaaactaaaaaactaGCACAAACCAGTTGAGGGACTGGGGCGCTTGCGTGTTTTGCTCGGTTAGAATGAAATAGGATGTGAACTCTCTTGACGATTAAACTCTTTGGCTGAGATTGACGCTGCCactctgccctctgctggtgaaCATTTTGTACTACACGATCCAGTTCCTGGTTGATAGGATAACACGCTTTCGGCGACTCTTGGCTCACCACGCAACATCAACTTTTGAAAGCATGGAATTAGTAGGTTCCTAGTTTACCAAAGAGACCTTAAGCGAAAAATAACGTTGAAATACAACTGCGTCGGTTGCAGGTTTTCCCAGGGCATGGCTCTGTAGACTCTCCAGCAGGTTTGCTCACAGTAGGCTTGCCAGCTTGCAACCGCCAGCTAAGCTAGCTAACTTGCTAGCTAGCAACATTGCAGTCCAAAATGACTGACTGCTGCGCCGCAGCGAACTGTGATTACCAGCAAGGGGAATCTGAAAACTCCTCTCCACTTTTCAGCTTTCCTTTGGATCTAGAGCGGTAAGAGTTGTGCTTATTTCATTGAGGTGTGGGTAAAAAACGAGCCACTGagcatgcaaaataaatgtgttagcTACCCACTGTTAGCACTGGCGTTAGCCTAACATCATGTTGGCTAACAGTGACACAACTCTGTCGAAAATGGCGCAGACTAGCGTTACTCTTGAGAGAAAAGTCCGTGTGAAATAAACTCCGTTCACTCCTTCAGGCTGGGAGACCGATGCTAACTTAAGATATCGGCTGATATCTCTTTATCTTTGTGTTCAGTTGTGTTGCAAACCAAGAGAAAACATAGTTTAAAACTTTTTGTGCTGTAATATAAATCTCCATCGGCAGGCTACACGACACCTACTGTCTCGACAGTGTGGTAACATTAGTAGAACTGACGTTTGTGTCGCAAAATTAAACCACTTCATATTGATAGTGCTTTTTTGCGCTATTGATTTCCAAACTGCGTAAAATATACACAGGCATTTTGCATTACAGCTCACTGAACAATATCAGGTGAAACTTATATTTACGTAGTTTTATCAGGTGAATACATAGCAGTCTAGCGCCCCCTTCCTTTGGTCCTGTTGTTTTTCACTGTGAGTCAGTAGTGTTGTGCAATTATATGAGTGTTATGTGTGCATGCAATATATTCAGTAGAATTACTTTAAGGACTATGGTTGGGTGAcatctgcagtactgtgtatGTGGACAGGATATTAGGAAAGACTATTAGATCACGGGGTGTGAAGATATTTCACCTCCAGCCTTGCAATGAGTTAATATTTGTTCTTCCCCTCCTTTTGATCTGTGTGCTCGTTTTTAATCTGGCATCCACTTTATATTGTGTTAACTTAAAAGAAGTAAATCTCATTAGCTTGTGAACAAATCCATCCACCCGTATTCTGTGCATGCTCCAATACAAGTCGGTTGAATGAaagcgagagggagggagagaattCGTGTTTAATTCAATTAAGTTGTACAAAactgtagtgtactgtattaCAATCAAAGAATGGACTGCATCAGTGTAATATAAAACCTGCATATGTGACACCTGTCtttttaatatgtaatatgtgaAACTTTAGGAAAAATGGTTTTGgcaacaacatgtttttgttcataccattaaagttaaatgtataGAGCTCATGTAAAATGGTGAAGCCTTTTCAGCAATCTGTCCCAACTTggatctgtcttttttttttgtcatcagCAACACTGAGGCAAGGTTCTTACAAATGCAGCTTACCAAAGCAGAATTGTATCAGTCAAGTGTATCAGTTGGTGTATCAAATCTAAGTAAATGTGTCAGATGGAACCTCTAAGCATCAAAAACAAGTATTTAAATGGAAGTTTTAGTTAAAactagcatatatatatatatatatatatatatatatatatatatatacacacacacacacacagtttggacCAATGTAATAATATAGTGTCTGCATACACTTGTAAAGACGATCATTTCCTATTTGTGTTTGACTCTGTAAGCATGTTTAACGCTCTGAAATAAGAAAACCCTTTTATTAGTATCTAATATATCGTGTTGCCTTTTTAATGTGGTATAACCTTATGAACTAGATCAAGAAAGTAGCCAATTTGCTATATAGTTAGGAAGTATTTAGATCTTCTACTATGGTGACATGTTAGTAATGCACAGTCACTAATGTTAAACTGGTGAATCACAACAATTTAGGGTACAGAATATTAATGCACAAGCATTTTTACTAATGCTTAGTTTAATTGGCTGTGACCTAACACtttatgccccccccccccccttgtatTTTCAGATGCAAACAATGGTTGAACAACTGTCAACGCCAAGATTTGGCATCAGAACCCCCTGAGCAGCTGCATAAGCTGTACAGACTTTGTGCAAAGCACTTCGAGCCCTCTGTGATCTCTCACCAGGTAAGAAGCCGTTTTATTGCCCATTACCCTTttgtgtacattatattaatgattgtaatgtttccccctgttttgttattataattccACTAGTGCTGTTTTAGTAAGCAGAGGCTGTACTTCATACTGCCAGCTTGCAATACACTGGTGGAAACCCCGGTTCACTTGTTTTTCTATAATGAAGGCGTATTAGTTTCTCTGGAACAGAAGAGGGATAAATAACATCTGTGCATGCCTAATAACTACAACATGCTATTATGCTATTCTCACAACTGCAAGGAAACCATGGATTCCCAGTTTATTAGGTGCACCAGAAGAATCTAATGcacttcaatcaatcaatgtaaTGGAATCTCATCCATTGGTGCTTGTATTGCTATATATTGATAATGGATAtggtttttaaaatgacagcaACTTCCTTAAAAACAGCAACTAAAACTACAAAGtgtgttaatgtttaaatgtgggTCAGTAAAAGTCATATATTTTTAATAGATGTACAAATGGTCAAAGTCAACAATAGTTTTGTGACTCAACATTTGTGTAACCCGGTACTACGGTGTCTCTGGTTAGATTTCTTAAGCCAGTTATCAAACTGCTGTGAATTTCCCCGTTTCAAATTGAATATTAAGAATTAGCATAAAAGTGTGATGtaatcctttttgtttttcagagcgCCTCCAGTTGTGTCTTAAGGGAAGATGCTGTTCCAACAATCTTTGACTTAACAATGCCTGTGAATAATCAATCAACCTGCAACAGGAAACGAGCGAGAGATCCTGTAAGTGTTTCATTTAATCGGAAAGAAAATCACTTCTTAATGTTTTTCATCAGACATTAGGACtctaaaaatacaaactattGATTATCTTTCATCTCCCCAGTCTGAAGAGGAGCCTGCCtatgtgaagaaaacaaaaggtaCAGTAACTGCTTCGGTTCATTCTTTAAACAATCCCCGTATTTATGACCCTTAAGTTGTAGTCGATGTTGCAATGTAATAGCTCCtgttaaatattgtaatatatgtaaatatttagtCATTGACTGAATGAGCAATGTTTTTAATCACCtcaggctttttctttttcccatcagaaaacacagcaacagcagaagtgactgaggagaggagagaagaacctGAAGAGAACCGTGCAGCGCCTGAACTGCAAAGAGAGAACCAAACCCAAGAGGATGTCACCAGCTCTAAAGCAAAAGAGACTCTGAAAGTCTATTTCAAAGAAATCCTGGCACTGACTGGATTCAGCATAAATGGTTCAAACGTCACTGATGAGCCAATCGGCGGTTCGAGGGGACAGCAGGCGCTTAATCGTATTTGTGTGGAGAAAATTGACAAGAAAGAAATCCTCCAGTTCAGCGAAGACCTCATGCGGGATGAGATCCAGAACAGCCTCAGACTGGCACGATTCTTCTCCATTCTGCTTCAGGATGTGACGAGTATAGAGGGAAAAGAGCAGATCCCAGTGTTCATCAGGTCTGTCACTGTAGATGGGTTCCCACAAAAGCACCTCATTGGGTTCCTGCCATGCGACATGGATGCAGAGAATCTGTTTTACATGCTTCTCTCCGAGTTGAGAAACAAATGGGGGCTGAGGATGGAGCACTGCAGAGGACTGTCGTATCTGGTGACGGGCAGTATGTGTCAGAAGCTGCGAGACCTTACCTCCAAGATTCTGCAGGAGTTCCCACAAGTAGTTCTGTCACCAAGTGACCCATATGCCTTCAACATATGGATTATTCGCTGCATGCCTGTGCCCTCGATTCAAAATGTTGCCAACACTGTAGAGGAGGTGGCCTCGTTACTCAGGAGAACACCAGAGCTGTGCAAAAGATTGGAGGGAAAGATCCAGATGACATACGGGCATATGAAAGGGGAAGTGGACCGGATCAAGGCAGCTGTCAGTGAGAATTGGGAATATGGCACCGATGCCTTCCAGACCATGTTGGACATCTTGGAGCCATTCCTGAACTGCATCAATGAGATGATTTCAAAGGTAGATGAAGATACTGCTGAACAGATGGCCAAGCTCAAGCCAGTTTTGAAGAATTTCAATTTTATCATCACACTTATTGCTCTGAAGAACACCCTCTGTTGTGTGAGCATACTCAACTCCAGTCTCAGGGGAATAATTAGCATCAGCAGTACTTTGCAGTACACAATTTCCAATGCCTTAAAGCTGGTAAGCAAATATCAACAGGAGCTTGCAATATTCCACAGGAAATGGTTTTCAGATGCAATTGGCAGAGCAAAGAAGCTGGGAGTGGAGGTCACTAAACCAGAGGTGGACCAAGGAGACACAACTGAAACGCCACTGGAGGACTTTTACAGGGAAACTCTAAGCCGGCCTATCTTGCAGTATCTTGTTGCAGAGGTGAAGAGAGTGTTCAGCACGGAGATGGTGAGGATTCTCCGGTGGCTTTCGTTAGTGCCCTCTTACATGGCTGACCACAATTTCAGCATTCGCAGGGATAAAGTAGCAGACGCCAACTTGAACAACCTTGCTAGGCCCGACACCTTCTACGAAGAGCTTGGTTGTTGGGAAGTGAAGTGGAGGCATGCGAGCAAGCGCAGAATCCTACCAACCACAGTGTTCGCTACACTCAAGATTCCAGATATTGGCTTTTACCCGAATGTGCAGAGTCTGCTGCGGGTGTTGGGCACTGTTCCATGTGTAAATGCAGAGGCAGATGTGTATGGTCAATACCATATGGTACTAGAGCGGTGCCACTCCTACCTGAGTTCCACACCAGAGAACCACAGACAATGCAGCATGGCATATGTCTTTGTGAACCAAGATGTGCACTTCAATGTTGAACAAATGGTGGAGTCCTATGCCCAGAAACACCCGGACATCCTGCAGTTACTGCAAACTGTAAGTTGATTTTTTTCTCAAGCAGAATATTATTGTAATTGCCTTCATTAGTGATAAAACAACTGTTCTACCTGAAACTACattatactctgtgtgtgtttgttacaggATGATGACACAAAGGAGAAGCCTCCCCAAGGTGAGAGGGCTTTGAAATGAGTTATTGACCATTTCAGCATGCAGGAGTTTTGGTTAATCACACAGATATTCACAACATTTACCAATTCTACGGAATGTTATTCTCAAAATAGAGCTGTAGACACAAAGatggttacattttaaaatatttctttgaATTAAATGACTATAAGACTAATGTATTTAACTGTAGTTTACAAGACCATTCCCACCTCTCATTTCAGTGGCCTCCCATGGGAACCATGCTGAAAAGGACACTGAAGAGGAATTGCAGTTCATAAACCTAGAGATGGATGCGGAAAGGCTTGTGGAGCTGAAGTGTGCAGAGACTGATAGAGAAGCTCTTAAATCTGCTCTGCAGGCTGCAGTGACCGCTGCATATAGCAGTCAAAGCAGGCGACATAGTGACACTTCTGCTCAGGAAGGAGAGCTTGAGTATGTGACCAAGTCTGAAATGAAAGAAGTTCTCACTGTGTGCGAGAAGGCCGTCAGGGAGGGAATCCTCATGGAAGTGGGGACTTCGTTCTTTTCCTTGTTCATCGACCGTGTTGTGAAGTTTGGAGACAAAGACCATCTTCCACTTTTCCTGAGGTTTGTGGACAGTTTTGATGTCATGCGATTGGAGTTGATGGGGTTCCTTGAGGCAGATCTTGATTGTGATGCCATGGGGCAGCGTCTCCTGGAAATAGTAACAGTTGAGTGGAGTCTTGATTTGAATAACTGCAGAGGTCAAGCATACCTCGGCTCTGGTGATGTTAACTACAAGCTGAAAGCCTTTGCCTGCAAAGTCCAGGAGACTCATCCTCTTGCTATAAGCACACACTGCTCTTCCTACTCTTTCAACACATGGTGGTCCAAATCCATCCCAGTGCCTGCTATTAAGAGAGCCCTGGATACATTTGAAGAggtgttgatgttttttggaAGCAGTGCTACTCTCCAGAAACAGCTCGATCATGTGATAGCCTTTGGTCTTAGAGAGAGCTACGAAAAGGTCCAAGAGTTACAGGGGAAGTTCTGTGCCCTGTGGCAAGAGAAGCATGATTCTTATGAGGTGTTTGTGCAGATGCTGGAGCCCTTGGTTGAATGtttggagaaaatcaaaaatAACCCACAGAGATGGAAAGCCTTTGTGTCTGACCAAGCCGGGGCACTCCTCCGCAAGGTAATGGAATTTGATTTCATCATTGCTATGGTGGTCTTGAAGAATGCATCCTCTTTCACCAAAGAGCTGAGTGCAGGTCTCCAGAAGGACCACTTCAGTGCCGCATCCCAACTTTGCCAAATCAGTGGTATTGTGGCCACTCTGAacagagtaaaaacaaacatgaaggtGTTCCACCAGAACTGGTTTGACGAGGCCTGTGCAATGGCACAGAGTCTAAGAGTGCAGATAGAAGTGCCTGAAAATTCTTTGCCAAGAGATGGCATGATGAAGCCAGTCGGCTTTTACAAAGAAGGCTTAAGTGTGCCCCTAGTAGATAACCTTATCAATGCCGTGAAGGATCATTTTTCAGAGGACCACAAAGAAGCTCTTAACTTCCTCTCCCTAGTTCCATGCTCAGTCACAGTGAGTTACATGTTTGAGAGCTTGAAGTCTAAGCCTCCTCTCTACAGCAGAGATCTCCCTGATGCTGATAACTTCTTCACGGAGCTGTGCTGTTGGAGAGTAACATGGAAGACCAAAGTTGCATCCGTGACCATCCCTGGCTCAATATTTCACACATTGCGCCTGCCACTCATGCAGTACTTTGGTAACATCAATGCACTGCTGAGGATTATGTCTGTGCTACCCAGCACGGCACTGGAGGACTGCGGTGTCATAATGCGCCACAAGAGGTTCCAGGAGTACCTGAGAAATACAAATCCCAAAGTCAGGTCCCAGTGCTTGGCTATGCTGCAGGTGGGCACCGACTTCAGCAGAGACCTGGACCGCATGGTGACCCAGTGTTTGAAGGTTACTCCGCAAGCCTTGGAGGGTATTTGTCTGGTACGTGTTTTGTATTCTTTTGTAAAAATGGCAGTTTGTTAGATTTCTAGTTTATTCTGATTATATGAATGTCCAACTAATTTCTATTTACCTGGGTATATTCACAGGACAAGGAATCCAAAAGTTTCATCAGGAACTCTGAAAATAATATGGAAGGTAAGGTTGTTtagacatattattattattattatattcaagagTACATTAATTAACTAATGACTTGAAGGTTTGTCATAACCACTGTTGTATCGTCTGTTGTCTCCCCTGACATGTTTAGTTGACTGTGTCAAGGAGGAAGCTGAAGAGCCGTCAATTCAGCAATCTCCTGACAAGATTGAGGACCAAGACATGAAACCAGCAGATGAGAATGGGCACTCGGGAGATAATCGGCAAAGTTTGGCGACGGTATTCAAAATGGCCACACTCCTGGGGAAAAAGAACGTCACTCTCTTTGACCTCTCAGAAGAGGACCGAGAGCTTTTCATCCAGGAGCTCAGCATGTGCCACTGGTTTGGAAATGAGAGCAAATGCACACCTTCTATAGGTGATGATGAAATGGTGAACCTCCTCATAAATGGAATCAGAGATGTCATACTCAAGGAAATACAGGAATCGCCGTTCTTCTCACTTATCACAGACAAACCTGTTAAAATTGGTGTCAAGACCCACCTGCCTGTTTTTGTTCGGTATGTTGGAGAATTTGCTCCAAAAGTAGAGTTCATGGGTTTCTTACCATTTGATGAAAATCGTCATGTTGACACACAAGCGAATAACCTCGCAAAGATCCTCACTGAAGACTGGGGCTTACCTATGTCTCAGTGTCGTGGACAAGCAGTCATGCACTTGGGCTCAGGTTATCAAAGCCTGAAGAAAATGTCTTTGGATTTCCTCATGAGCTATCCGCTCTCTGTTGTGACACCCAGTGAGTCATGTGGCCTTGCCCATTGGCTGGCAGGAAGTGTGCCTTGCCCTTCAGTAGCAAAGATGTTGGACATCACAGAAGACCTGCTGCTGTTCTTTAACAAATCTCCTTGTCTAGAGCTACAGCTAGCGCAGGCTGTTGATGGGCTTTTGAATATGCCGAGAGAGGCTCTGGAGGAAATACCAGAGACGTGTTGCTCGaggtggaaaaagagagaggactTCTTTGACCTACTTGCTGACACATTAGAGGGTGTCCTCAGCTGCCTAGATGCTGTTAGCTCCAGTGCCAGAGGTGCCAAGTCAGTGCATGCACAGGTTCTCTCCAGCGCTCTCAGAAATATGGATTTCATTGTCACCCTTGTGATTTTGAAGAATGCTTGTGCTCCTCTTCGTAACTGTAGCACTGTCTTCCGCTGTGGAAACCCTGCTGACATTCTCTGTGAAGTGGAGAAAATCCCCTCGATCATAGAGACTCTTAACAAAATGTTAGGAAATGTGAGCACTCTGCACTCCGCTTGGTTTGAGCAGGCATTCCAGCTAGCAACCAAGGTAGCTCCTGAACAAGTGTGCTTCTCAGAGGACGCCAACAGCTATGAATCTCCTGAGATATATTACAGAGAAAATCTAAGCGTTCCTCTCCTCAGAAGTCTCATTGATGAAATGAAGTACAGCTTCTCAGACAGCCACTTAAAAGCCCTGTCGGTCCTGTCGTTACTGCCCTCCTGCAATCCGCAGCCCATTGTGCAGGAGTCCACAGACAAGCCATTCAGCCTCTACCTTGCTGATGTTTCTGAGCCTGAAGCAGCTGAGCAGGAAATCAACGCATGGGCCGCTGTCTGGAGTGAGAAATATCAGGATGCTgctcctccatcatccatcgcTGAAACACTAGTCCATCCTGAGGCAAAGAGCCACCCaactgtttcctctctgcttaGGCTAGTAGCTGTCCTGCCTAGTGTCAGTATGGAGTGGGACCTGATGAAGACTACTCTGAATTCCATGAGGGATCTGTTAAAAAACACTGTATGCAAAGGCAGCAGAAAGGATCAAGTGGTGCTCCTCTCCCACTCCGCAACACTGCAGAGACTGCCAGAGGTCATTGAGAAGTGTATGGAGGTTGATCCAGAGAGCAGTCCATGTCTTTCCCAGgtacatt of Cottoperca gobio chromosome 14, fCotGob3.1, whole genome shotgun sequence contains these proteins:
- the LOC115018691 gene encoding uncharacterized protein LOC115018691, which codes for MTDCCAAANCDYQQGESENSSPLFSFPLDLERCKQWLNNCQRQDLASEPPEQLHKLYRLCAKHFEPSVISHQSASSCVLREDAVPTIFDLTMPVNNQSTCNRKRARDPSEEEPAYVKKTKENTATAEVTEERREEPEENRAAPELQRENQTQEDVTSSKAKETLKVYFKEILALTGFSINGSNVTDEPIGGSRGQQALNRICVEKIDKKEILQFSEDLMRDEIQNSLRLARFFSILLQDVTSIEGKEQIPVFIRSVTVDGFPQKHLIGFLPCDMDAENLFYMLLSELRNKWGLRMEHCRGLSYLVTGSMCQKLRDLTSKILQEFPQVVLSPSDPYAFNIWIIRCMPVPSIQNVANTVEEVASLLRRTPELCKRLEGKIQMTYGHMKGEVDRIKAAVSENWEYGTDAFQTMLDILEPFLNCINEMISKVDEDTAEQMAKLKPVLKNFNFIITLIALKNTLCCVSILNSSLRGIISISSTLQYTISNALKLVSKYQQELAIFHRKWFSDAIGRAKKLGVEVTKPEVDQGDTTETPLEDFYRETLSRPILQYLVAEVKRVFSTEMVRILRWLSLVPSYMADHNFSIRRDKVADANLNNLARPDTFYEELGCWEVKWRHASKRRILPTTVFATLKIPDIGFYPNVQSLLRVLGTVPCVNAEADVYGQYHMVLERCHSYLSSTPENHRQCSMAYVFVNQDVHFNVEQMVESYAQKHPDILQLLQTDDDTKEKPPQVASHGNHAEKDTEEELQFINLEMDAERLVELKCAETDREALKSALQAAVTAAYSSQSRRHSDTSAQEGELEYVTKSEMKEVLTVCEKAVREGILMEVGTSFFSLFIDRVVKFGDKDHLPLFLRFVDSFDVMRLELMGFLEADLDCDAMGQRLLEIVTVEWSLDLNNCRGQAYLGSGDVNYKLKAFACKVQETHPLAISTHCSSYSFNTWWSKSIPVPAIKRALDTFEEVLMFFGSSATLQKQLDHVIAFGLRESYEKVQELQGKFCALWQEKHDSYEVFVQMLEPLVECLEKIKNNPQRWKAFVSDQAGALLRKVMEFDFIIAMVVLKNASSFTKELSAGLQKDHFSAASQLCQISGIVATLNRVKTNMKVFHQNWFDEACAMAQSLRVQIEVPENSLPRDGMMKPVGFYKEGLSVPLVDNLINAVKDHFSEDHKEALNFLSLVPCSVTVSYMFESLKSKPPLYSRDLPDADNFFTELCCWRVTWKTKVASVTIPGSIFHTLRLPLMQYFGNINALLRIMSVLPSTALEDCGVIMRHKRFQEYLRNTNPKVRSQCLAMLQVGTDFSRDLDRMVTQCLKVTPQALEGICLDKESKSFIRNSENNMEVDCVKEEAEEPSIQQSPDKIEDQDMKPADENGHSGDNRQSLATVFKMATLLGKKNVTLFDLSEEDRELFIQELSMCHWFGNESKCTPSIGDDEMVNLLINGIRDVILKEIQESPFFSLITDKPVKIGVKTHLPVFVRYVGEFAPKVEFMGFLPFDENRHVDTQANNLAKILTEDWGLPMSQCRGQAVMHLGSGYQSLKKMSLDFLMSYPLSVVTPSESCGLAHWLAGSVPCPSVAKMLDITEDLLLFFNKSPCLELQLAQAVDGLLNMPREALEEIPETCCSRWKKREDFFDLLADTLEGVLSCLDAVSSSARGAKSVHAQVLSSALRNMDFIVTLVILKNACAPLRNCSTVFRCGNPADILCEVEKIPSIIETLNKMLGNVSTLHSAWFEQAFQLATKVAPEQVCFSEDANSYESPEIYYRENLSVPLLRSLIDEMKYSFSDSHLKALSVLSLLPSCNPQPIVQESTDKPFSLYLADVSEPEAAEQEINAWAAVWSEKYQDAAPPSSIAETLVHPEAKSHPTVSSLLRLVAVLPSVSMEWDLMKTTLNSMRDLLKNTVCKGSRKDQVVLLSHSATLQRLPEVIEKCMEVDPESSPCLSQVVKTLQRLKLDNGGVKPATPTESHISIVSVKSADNELILEVPQGPRTAVSFYEPQLREQILKELWDSQFFTVITEQAVEIDSVLYVPLCIRYLNKEDIQCEETLAFIPFNEDTAVFADAIQAALSEKWGLNMEYCRGQALLSVGEVGAQMRAVSVAIAKAYPQAVRTVSSALSLNVWLAKSSPAEEAANGALLISKILHWLTEDVGRQNKLEDVIIHMFQHDEVKGNELRDKLIKNWEKSHDMHEVMVDILEAVMLCLNELKGEGSTSNQQQASQLFDAVRNFEFILSTVVQKNILSVTKKLSQSLQGKPLDMLLAVNNLPDLKASLSTLKGDIATHHKAWFEEATVLASKLHVTMLHSVLLEPLSEFYKESISMTVVEHSIAEIDDLFTEKVLDTLRCLEIVPYAMSKVETSILSGLVFRLYKEDLPDQVSLHSEMKSWKEKWLDPLAGYLPTTVLDTLKTSQIRSFSNIETLLRLQVILPFSRRESNFRQGKRSLQEFIQQEKRSLTELHPL